In Kineococcus sp. NBC_00420, a single genomic region encodes these proteins:
- the trhA gene encoding PAQR family membrane homeostasis protein TrhA, translating to MTVDLPHETAAARARLKPRLRGWLHAGTFPAVLVAGTALVCLAPTPRTRVATLVFALTAALMFGTSAVYHRGTWSPRAEAVLRRMDHSNIFLLIAGTYTPLAVATLPEGRARFLLVLVWAGALAGVAFRVFWIGAPRWLYTPTYVALGWVAVGYLPAFGRGGGMAVAVLVGVGGLLYCLGALAYGTKRPNPSPRWFGFHEVFHAFTVVAFAAHYVAISLATYRVSA from the coding sequence ATGACGGTGGACCTCCCCCACGAGACCGCGGCGGCGCGCGCCAGGCTGAAACCCCGACTGCGGGGGTGGCTGCACGCCGGGACGTTCCCCGCGGTGCTCGTCGCGGGGACCGCCCTCGTCTGCCTGGCCCCGACCCCGAGGACCCGGGTCGCCACCCTGGTCTTCGCGCTCACCGCGGCCCTGATGTTCGGCACCAGCGCGGTCTACCACCGCGGGACGTGGTCGCCCCGCGCGGAGGCCGTGCTGCGGCGCATGGACCACAGCAACATCTTCCTGCTCATCGCCGGCACGTACACCCCGCTGGCGGTGGCCACCCTGCCGGAGGGCAGGGCGCGGTTCCTGCTCGTCCTGGTCTGGGCCGGGGCGCTGGCCGGGGTGGCGTTCCGGGTGTTCTGGATCGGTGCGCCCCGGTGGCTCTACACCCCCACGTACGTGGCGCTCGGCTGGGTGGCCGTCGGGTACCTGCCCGCGTTCGGGAGGGGCGGCGGGATGGCCGTCGCGGTGCTGGTGGGCGTCGGCGGGCTGCTCTACTGCCTCGGTGCCCTCGCCTACGGCACGAAGCGCCCGAACCCGAGTCCCCGCTGGTTCGGGTTCCACGAGGTGTTCCACGCCTTCACCGTCGTCGCCTTCGCGGCGCACTACGTCGCCATCTCGCTGGCGACCTACCGGGTCAGCGCCTGA